In one window of Streptomyces sp. NBC_01224 DNA:
- a CDS encoding geranylgeranyl reductase family protein — translation MSSENADAVHEHEESTVWDVVVVGGGPAGASAAYAAAVAGRRVLLLEKAELPRYKTCGGGIIGFSRDSLPPGFELPLRDRIHAVTFSLNGRLARTRRSKRMLFGLINRPEFDAGLVEEAQKAGAELRTGATVTRVEQHGAAVPDRRTVAVVLSGGETVLARAVVGADGSAGRIGAHVGVKLDQVDLGLEAEIPVPQTVAEDWAGRVLIDWGPMPGSYGWVFPKGDTLTVGVISARGDGAGTKRYLEDFIARLGLAGFEPKISSGHLTRCRSDDSPLSRGRVLVCGDAAGLLEPWTREGISFALRSGRLAGEWAVRIAESHDAVDARRQALNYAFAIKAGLGVEMGVGRRMLKLFERRPGVLHAVLTGFRPAWNAFAGITRGTTSLAELVRTHPLAQRALSAMDR, via the coding sequence GTGAGCAGCGAGAACGCAGACGCCGTACATGAGCACGAAGAGTCGACCGTGTGGGACGTCGTCGTAGTCGGTGGCGGACCGGCCGGAGCCTCCGCGGCATACGCGGCGGCGGTTGCCGGCCGACGGGTACTGCTCCTCGAGAAGGCGGAACTGCCCCGCTACAAGACGTGTGGCGGCGGGATCATCGGGTTTTCGCGTGATTCGCTGCCGCCCGGATTCGAACTGCCGCTACGGGACCGGATTCACGCGGTCACGTTCTCGCTCAATGGCAGGCTGGCGCGGACCCGCCGCTCCAAGCGGATGCTCTTCGGGCTCATCAACCGCCCCGAGTTCGACGCGGGGCTGGTTGAGGAGGCGCAGAAGGCGGGCGCCGAGCTCCGTACCGGAGCGACCGTGACGAGGGTCGAGCAGCACGGCGCCGCGGTGCCGGACCGGCGCACGGTCGCCGTGGTGCTGTCCGGCGGCGAGACGGTCCTTGCCCGCGCGGTCGTCGGTGCGGATGGCAGCGCTGGGCGGATAGGAGCCCATGTCGGGGTGAAACTCGACCAGGTGGATCTCGGTCTGGAGGCCGAGATCCCGGTTCCGCAGACGGTCGCGGAGGACTGGGCGGGGCGGGTGCTGATCGACTGGGGCCCCATGCCCGGCAGTTACGGCTGGGTGTTTCCCAAGGGCGACACCCTCACTGTCGGCGTGATCTCGGCGCGGGGTGACGGGGCGGGGACCAAGCGGTATCTGGAGGACTTCATCGCCCGGCTCGGTCTCGCCGGCTTCGAGCCGAAGATCTCCTCCGGGCACCTGACGCGCTGTCGCAGCGACGACTCGCCGCTGTCGCGTGGACGGGTGCTGGTGTGTGGCGATGCGGCGGGGCTGCTGGAGCCGTGGACCCGCGAAGGCATCTCCTTCGCGCTGCGGTCGGGGAGGCTCGCCGGTGAGTGGGCGGTTCGGATCGCGGAGTCGCACGATGCCGTGGACGCCCGACGCCAGGCGCTCAACTACGCCTTCGCCATCAAGGCCGGCCTGGGTGTCGAGATGGGTGTCGGACGGCGCATGCTGAAGCTGTTCGAGCGCCGGCCGGGGGTGTTGCACGCGGTGCTGACGGGATTCCGCCCGGCCTGGAACGCGTTCGCCGGGATCACCCGGGGAACGACTTCGCTGGCCGAGCTGGTCCGTACGCATCCGCTCGCGCAGCGGGCCCTGTCGGCGATGGACCGTTGA